A genomic window from Quercus lobata isolate SW786 chromosome 10, ValleyOak3.0 Primary Assembly, whole genome shotgun sequence includes:
- the LOC115964824 gene encoding uncharacterized protein LOC115964824 — protein MVPRQGKQQKTTRGQKNKRASSMESRDEENRAEVGAQPRTWGPKLELDGVAIPYTASVREYNRGRAGYIAEALEQPVLLPRDMEAYKRFSQPELFLSLKRDLAMITQQVFVAEEFCRSNRSLAEAEAQSQTEVEKTMGSLKQENFELAEKFKEAEKKRRSAEAVVDLRATLQKAEEEVQRDKEEVQLAREVAEAEKKAAYQLRVGETEAKLSEEIPEMCRDYCSISWAHALDAAGIPADSALRLPGNVFFPPEIRENPDGAPKVSEQAVAIPDAIPLLDKAKDPAKESISEVPPPQPEQKENPPTDA, from the exons ATGGTGCCCCGCCAGggcaagcagcaaaaaaccaccagggggcaaaagaataaaagggcTTCCTCCATGGAGAGCCGAGACGAGGAGAACCGGGCTGAAGTGGGTGCTCAACCGCGCACTTGGGGCCCaaagttggagctggatggggttgcTATCCCTTACACTGCATCGGTCCGAGAATACAACAGGGGCCGAGCAGGATACATAGCTGAGGCTTTGGAGCAGCCAGTACTCCtccctcgggatatggaggcctaCAAGaggttctctcagcccgagcTCTTTCTATCCCTTAAGAGGGACCTTGCAATG ATCACTCAGCAGGTGTTTGTGGCTGAGGAGTTCTGCCGCAGCAACCGCAGCTTAGCTGAAGCTGAGGCTCAATCTCAGACAGAGGTGGAGAAAACCATGGGGTCCCTCAAGCAAGAGAACTTTGAACTTGCGGAGAAGTTCAAAGAGGCGGAGAAAAAGCGCCGGAGTGCTGAGGCCG TGGTGGATCTCAGGGCCACATTACAAAAAGCTGAGGAAGAGGTCCAGCGGGATAAAGAAGAGGTTCAGCTAGCTAGGGAAGTAGCCGAGGCTGAGAAGAAGGCTGCTTATCAACTCAGGGTTGGAGAGACTGAAGCCAAGCTCTCCGAGGAAATTCCGGAGATGTGTAGGGATTAttgcagcatctcatgggctcatgcccttgatgctgcaggaaTTCCTGCAGACTCGGCACTGAGGTTGCCCGGGAATGTCTTCTTTCCGCcggagatccgagagaatcctgatgGCGCTCCTAAAGTTTCTGAGCAGGCCGTGGCTATTCCTGATGCCATCCCTCTGCTTGATAAAGCCAAGGATCCTGCCAAAGAGTCTATCTCCGAGGTTCCTCCTCCCCAACCAGAGCAGAAAGAGAATCCTCCTACTGATGCTTAg